Genomic segment of Arvicola amphibius chromosome 7, mArvAmp1.2, whole genome shotgun sequence:
ATTCCTAGGATGGGCCcagggtgtacacacacacacacacacacacacacacacacaggattctTCAAAGTTCTGAGGCACTTGGTCACGGGCACCTTTTTCTTCCAGGTGTGGCAGGTGTGCTAGTGGGACACCCTTTTGACACAGTCAAGGTGAGTCTCTTATGGTGGTACAGATAGGTTGGGTCAGGCCTGCAGGGTTTCTGCCTCAAGACCTCAGCTTTTGAATGTCCCTCACTGAACGAAGTGACCTAGCCTTCCTCCTGGGCATCTCCCACAGAGGCTGAACTGCCTTACTTGGCAGGCGGAGGCTGAGGTGTTGATGGGCAGGTTTCTTATCTGCCAGAGAGAGAAAGCCTACTCTGTTCTGATGTATAATTTCCCTGGCATCTTCTTTGAATTATTATcgtattttatgtgtttgcctgcatgtatgtctgtgtgtcatgtgtgtgcctggtggaactggagtttcaggtgggtTGTGAGCAgctgtgttggtgctgggaattaaacccagatcttctgggggagatcagccagtgctgttaactgctgctTGTTGGGCCTCATGAGTAATGCTATCTCTTTAGCCCCACCCTTAAcatcttcctgaaaaaaaaaaataagaggtgggaaaagacagaaatataaaccctattgagccaggtgtggtaggtagcacacctggaattccagcccTGGGGAAAACTGAGAATTTGGGGCCAGCTTGTGTTAGGAAAGCCTGCCTCATCAGCTGGATGTGGTCGCAGACACTAAAGTAGTAACATCGGGAGGCTacggcaggaggaccacaagtgtgaggccagcctcacacacacacacctgaaataaACCTGAGGGTGTTTCTCTCCTGGTCCTTCTGGCCCGGTGCTTGTCATGACTGCCATGTCCCTGCAAGGCAGTGTCACCCAGGAAGGTCCTAAGGGCCACCACTTTCAAATGACCAGGGCTCTGGACATGGATTCCCTGGGGTGGCTACGCCCTGAATCATAACCTTGATTAACTGGAGCTCCAGGTTAATCAAGGAGACAGACCCACATCCTGTGGTGGAAAACTCCCCAGCTGCTGGAGTTATAAGTGTTCAAGCTAGTCACATCAGGACCATGCCTCCGTTGTTCTCCCGGTGCCCAGTGGCCTGTAAGCGGAAGGGCCCTAGACCAGACTTGTGCTTGGTTCAGGCCCTAAGCCAGGCTCCTTTCCCACTTGTGTGAGGAAAAAGCTGGAGGCAGAACACAAGCACACTATCCTGCGTTGGGCTGAGCCTCACTTCCtggttcttccttttttttttcttcagtgaaccAGGTATTTGTTGGCAAAGAAAATAGCCCATTAATTCAGTGGTGGGATTTTTTCCAGGGTAGATGTAAGAGCCTGCCTTGTGCACTGGCTTCGACCTTACAAAGCTGTCCTTGGTCCAGGCGTCTGTGAAGTGAGGGAATGGATGAGCTTACTAAGGTCCGCTGTTCACTGTGCACCAGGATGACTTGTGGCACGTTAATGGGTTAATGCAGGCTCTAGATAGCCTAGCCCCATCACCTGGTAACCCTGGGGAGAAGGCTGGAGAGCAGACTCCTGGCAAGCAGTGGCCCATGAATTCCATTCATAGGCTTGCAAGAACGATGCCCTGGTACACCCTGTCCACAAGACGACCCACCATGCCCACATTCTGCCTGGATGCCCACAATGGGGCTGGCCATAGTCACATATCATCTTGTTTCTACCTTGTGGTCAAATGTCTCAAACACCTCCCACAGCTGTGCCCAGCTAGTAAGAACATGGATCCTCAGCCTGCCATTGCAAAGGCTGCTGACTTGGCAGGTACTCGCTCCTAAAGCAGGCCCCTCAGGCAAGAAAGCACTTTTGTCCTGGTAGTCCCAAGAGTTGCTTAGCCCAAGAGCATCCCCCTGAAGTCATTCAGCCATAGGAGTCACTCCTCTGCCTGTGGATACCTGGAAAGTGGTCTTTCAGAAAATCAACTGTGGTTGGGCCATTGGCATTCAAGCAAAGTGGCCATAAGAaagctatttgtttgtttttgttgggtatgggtattttgccatCTGTCTGCCTGATGCCCTATGGAGGCcaacattggatcccctggaactggagttccagttGAGCCAtagagtgggtgctgggaattgaacctgggtcctctcatagagcagccagtgctcttacccactgagcgctctctccagccccttgcacatgctaggtaaACCAGAGTAGCTCTGTCGCTGAGCTACAACCCAGTCCACGGCTGACCCTTTCTGAATCAGGTCTAGGGAGCTTCCGAGCTCTCGAGACCATGATGTGACCTAGCTTCCCCCAGCCCCAGCACGAACATGGATTCCAAGTTCAGTATGCTCCCCTCATGCCGCCATGACGTCAGTGTTTCAAGAGCAGATAAGCTCTCAGGCAACAAAGAGTGCTTTGAGGTGGAAGAGGTTCTGGGCCACTGGGCCTGGCAGTGTCCCCAGGTCCTGGAGTTATTACTATGAGTACCTAGGGAAGCAGTCAGCTGTCGGCCACCACCCGTGACTCATGGCTATGGCTGTCAAAGGGCTGCTAGCAGGAACAAGGCAGAAGCAGAATAGAAGCCCAGCATCCCACCCTGATGGAGGTTAGGAGTGTGACCCCAGGCTGGGATTCTCCTTCGGCCTCAGCCCTCAGAGCTTGTCTGGTGGTAGTGCACATGAGAGACCTCCCCTCCACTTGTCTTGGGGGCTCCCAGCCCATCTGCAGCTGGCTGTCCTTGTAGCTGGCATCTCTCAAACACCCAACCCGGCCGCACCCTGGGGTCCTAGGAACTGCTGCAGTGgctctgcctgtccctgctcactggctctgcctctgcagGTGCGGCTGCAGGTACAGAACACGGAGAAGCCCCAGTACCGAGGGACGCTGCACTGCTTCCAGTCCATCATCAAGCAGGAGAGTGTAAGTGCCTGGGCGGGGCAACTGTAGGACTGGGGGGCAAGCCTGGAGGTGCTACCACCTGAGGTCAGAGGCCCAGGGAAGGTCATCGGGGTACCCACGAGGGCTTTTGGGGTATGAGTTGATTGTTGGGGCATCTTGGATTGAGGACTTTGCATCTAACAGAATTCTGCATGCTTCCTATGAGCAGCCGGGTGGTTAGGGCTGCCACTTGTGTATGGAGGGCCTGAGGAGAATGGCTGGGCAACACAACCCCTCATCCTAATGGCATTTCTGTCTCTGCAGGTGCTGGGCCTGTATAAAGGTCTGGGCTCGCCACTAATGGGGCTCACCTTTATCAATGCGCTGGTGTTTGGGGTGCAAGGCAACACCCTTCGGGCCCTGGGCCAAGACTCACCACTCAATCAGTTCctggctggagcagcagcaggCGCCATTCAGTGTGTCATCTGTTGCCCCATGGAACTGGCCAAGACAAGGCTGCAGGTGCAGGACGTGGGCCCCGCTCGAACCTACAAGGGCTCCCTGGACTGCCTGGTACAGATTTACCGGCACGAGGGCCTGCGTGGCATCAATCGAGGCATGGTGTCCACACTTCTGCGCGAGACACCTAGCTTTGGCGTCTACTTTCTCACCTACGATGTACTGACGCGCGCCATGGGCTGCGAGCCAGATGACCGCCTGCTGGTGCCCAAGCTGCTGCTGGCTGGGGGCACATCAGGCATCACCTCCTGGCTCTCCACCTATCCTATGGACGTGGTTAAGTCACGACTGCAAGCCGATGGGCTGCAAGGAGCCCCTCGCTACCATGGCATCGTCGACTGTATGCGGCAGAGCTACCAGGCTGAGGGCTGGCGAGTCTTCACACGAGGACTGGCCTCCACGCTGTTACGTGCTTTTCCCGTCAATGCTGCCACCTTTGCCACAGTCACTGTGGTGCTTACATATACCCGGGGTGAGGAGGCCCAGCTAGACAGTGAGGCAGTTTCGGGCACCTCTGCCACCCCTGctgggcctgctctggcccagCCTTCCAGACTGTGATGCTGTCTCTCCCAACAACTTCCCTAGGGCTACTTGGCTGAAACCTGACACAGATAATGTGGCTCCTCAGCCAGTCTCCTTGCTCCTTGGCTGGCGATACTAGCCAGCCTATACCCTGCTGACCTTCAATTTTCTTAGCTGTAAAATGGGGACTCTTCATACATGGTACATTCAAGAAGGTCAAGCCTGGTTAAGTCTACACTCTGCAGACAGCACTGCCAGTGAGAATTCCTCAAGCCCTACACTCCAGGGCTCTCTCCTGATCCGACTATAATAAGCTGGCCAAGGACCCACCCATTCCCCAGATCCTCCATCCACAGAGTCCCAGGAAGATACTTGGCCAGCTCTCACGGGTAGGGGCAGCGGATAGTGTAGAGTGCTCCTCGTGCTTCTGAGCTGCTGCCCTTGAACTGCAGATGGGGTCTGGGGTGCTGGCAGCAAGTCTGTTGAGGATCCTTCCCATGCATGGGGAGCAGGCAGGCCACTGCCTCAGTGTCTCCACAGTGAAACTGTGTGACAGCTGTGGCAAGAGGAAATCTCATGCCTGGACTTCTAGTTACCTGTCTGCAACATGGGGACCTGGGTCAGCCATGTCTGCCTCACTACTGCCAGCCAGGATTCCCAATAGTGGGTAGGCAGAGGGCCCAGAAGAACACAGTGTGGGTTGCCCCACTTCCCAGTGCCCATGTCCCTGGTCTTGGCAGCAGGTACAGTAGAGCCAATTTGGGTGTCTCTCCAGCAGCCTGTCACTGTTGGACAGGACCCTCTAAAGGAATAAAGTCTTGTTTTCTAAGTGTGTGAGGCTCCTCTCTGCATGGTGCAAGGGACATCATTTCCTTCCTTATATCCTGGATCCAGTGGCTATCTATGGTCTATGCATGTACTTGGACCTGGCCACATGACTTGGGCAGGTCAAGGGCACATCCAAGCGTTCCTGGTCCACAAGGTGGTGAATGGAGGCGCAAGGATTACTTAAGGTAAATCACAAGCATGCCCTTTAGCAAGCATTGGCTGTCATTCCAGGAACTGGAGGCCAGTGGTGGGGACATAAGTCCCCTGGTAAAGGAAAGGTACAAGGGGAGCTATCTGAGGACCTGGGCAACTAGTATGTGCCCTGTAACGTGTCTTTCTCTATCCTGTCAGCTCCCAGTTTTGAtgtggagacttattaattatgaaagctcagctttagcttaggcttgtttctaactagctcctataactttaactcaacccatttctattaatgttaCCATGTTGTTCATGGCTTTTACTTCTCCTCCTGCacgtcctgcttcctctgcatctggctggtgatgcCCCctccttcccagagctctctctgtctggaagtcccgcctatacatCCTGCCCAGCCATTGGCCAATTAGCTttgtattaaaccaatcacagtgacatatctttacacagtgtaatcaaatatcttgtaccatttcccccttttttgtctaagtaaaaaggaaaaagttttaactctaacagtaaaactatatacaataagataaaaattacacttacaatatccagtccatttgtatttggcaaatttggataaattactctattatctatcttatcttggtgagttcaaagttttatacctaaaccattttttatcataacttgtattgcCAACCCAAAACTATTTatttagacctcaaaacattttcttagatgaacaatttaagcttttatgtttttcaaccTTATATGCTTTATacttttgtgaatttcttttctgaatttgatggcaaagaaaactacaactatctggtcttcaactccatcagagatccaagaaggacataatattacctgagtaaacagcaAACAACTTCCCAAACTATAGAAATGGCAGAAACAGccggctgcctgaacagtcacctaagtttcctctgcaacactggggcatccatctggGGCCtgcaggcctagaatatctgacagacttttcggtaaagcaggaattttgaacaactttcttaccttgtcttggcaaagtgaGGCAGTTTCTTtcgtgtcctgcttgtccagttcgGACAATGTACTGCcaacagttgaggcaagggcagtttctttgctcaTTGGTTAACTTTTCCATAATAAAAGCAAAGTCCagatggaggttctttgatgcccatcttcttttgaagtaaattggtgttgccaggagcagatatgtctcactgtcatgaaaagcctgatgttattaaaaacattttaaatgtcatattctgtaggttttggaagtctttgaagattacctatctatctaaaatatatctgtttaaccttgaaaatcTAAAACTACAGGTTTGCTTATTATGGATGACTAactaatctgtaattttttttcttttgaaacagggtttctttgtgtaacagtcctggctgtcctgtaacttgttctgtagaccaaggcCTCAAACGCACTacgatccacctgcatctgcctcccgagtgctgggattaaaggcgcgtgccaccaccgcccagtgtgcattgtgttctctagactgcttcctgttgtctgtgaaaGATCACATTTAGGAACCCGAGGAAATTGAGATACTGATCAGTTCCTCGGAAAACTAGCTGTAACATTTGTTCTCCAGTCTGTGGAATGGGAAGACACAAGGCTTATCTGCagtcctggctagaatagtctgtgaagctggaccatctcagccagcagccttgatgctgttctggatgcagaactctgaggaaactgcagcagaggcatctgagaggctggatcacccaggctacttgtctttattggtacctggtccttttatttttttatcttttgaaaatacacaaacttttaaaggtaacatgcatatctgcattaacacagtATGGAATGTGCAGTatgcacaagtcagttaaagatattttgctgttttttttgtttgagcaggtaaaagtcatttgttaattttatgcTTATGTGGTCTGTATAACCAAACTATATTATAAATCTCTATCCATACCTTATGAAAGGATAGCATATAATAAtgagtcatgaggactctgtagccaacaggATTTATCAGTCTCCTCCAGTCTCAGGGCTGTTTCCAGGTTGAAGGATCAGCTA
This window contains:
- the Slc25a29 gene encoding mitochondrial basic amino acids transporter, whose protein sequence is MALDFLAGCAGGVAGVLVGHPFDTVKVRLQVQNTEKPQYRGTLHCFQSIIKQESVLGLYKGLGSPLMGLTFINALVFGVQGNTLRALGQDSPLNQFLAGAAAGAIQCVICCPMELAKTRLQVQDVGPARTYKGSLDCLVQIYRHEGLRGINRGMVSTLLRETPSFGVYFLTYDVLTRAMGCEPDDRLLVPKLLLAGGTSGITSWLSTYPMDVVKSRLQADGLQGAPRYHGIVDCMRQSYQAEGWRVFTRGLASTLLRAFPVNAATFATVTVVLTYTRGEEAQLDSEAVSGTSATPAGPALAQPSRL